AAGTATTTTTTCTACTCTACTTTGAAAAATATCTGAGACTTCAAAAATAATATTTAAAATCTCTTTTGCTTTATCTTCTAATTCTAAATATGTTACCCTTCTATCTTCTTCACACACTTTTTTTCGAAGATATCCCTTTTTTTCTAATTTATTTACTAAAATAGTAACAGTTGACTTATCCTTAGATATCTTCTCTGTAACTTCTTTCATTGAAAGAACTTTAAAAACATGAAGTATTATAATTATTCTTACATGAGAAAAA
This DNA window, taken from uncultured Fusobacterium sp., encodes the following:
- a CDS encoding MarR family transcriptional regulator, which translates into the protein MEERKLENTLYSNIARLFHRNRCFMDEQLRKRGITELGFSHVRIIIILHVFKVLSMKEVTEKISKDKSTVTILVNKLEKKGYLRKKVCEEDRRVTYLELEDKAKEILNIIFEVSDIFQSRVEKILDEEERKMFIKIMSKLIENWE